The genomic segment AATACAGTGAAAAATTTCTGGATAATACTATGGTTGTTTTGCATTCTAACCTCTTCGTTTGGCAATGAAAACCCCAGCAAAAACCCGGAACCGGCCAGGGTCAAAAATGTCATCATCATGATCGGTGATGGAATGGGTGTGGCCCAGGTATATGCAGGATTAACCGCAAACAAAGGTAACCTGAATCTTGAACGATGCCGCCATATCGGCTTTTCAAAAACTTATTCCGCCAATAATTATATCACTGATTCTGCTGCAGGAGGAACTGCTATTGCCTGTGGCATAAAAACGAACAACAGCATGATCGGCATGGACCCGGATAAAAAAAGTGTCAAATCTATGCTGGAATACGCTGCTGAATATGGAATGTCAACAGGAATTGCTGTCACTTGTGAAGTCACCCACGCCACGCCCGCTTCATTTTATGCACATCAACCACAACGTGATATGGAAGAAAAAATCGCAATCGATCTTTTGAATTCGGATATCACAGTTTGCATCGGTGGTGGACGTAATAAACTTGAAAAACGTTCAGACAAACAAAATATTACCGAGCAAATGAAATCTAAGGGCTATCAAATTGCTTATAGTATGGATGAGGTGAAAAAGGTTGAGTCGGGAAAGCTACTCGGATTAATGGCTAAAAACCATCTGGGTTCTTTTCCTGGCAGGGGAAATATGCTTCCGGATGCTGTACAGACCTCTATCAATATATTGAAAAAAAATACAAAAGGATTTATATTGATGGTAGAGGGATCACAGATCGATTTTGGGGGACATACCAACAATACAAACAGAATTACGAATGAAATGCTGGATTTTGACAGCGCTATTAAAGTGGCATTGGATTTTGCAGAACAAACTCCCCAAACACTGGTGATCATTACGGCTGACCATGAAACAGGAGGTATGACTATTACCGGAGGCAACTTCAAAAAAGGAGATGTAAAAGCTAAATACACATCCAAGAGGCATACCGGAGTTATGGTACCTATATTTGCTTTCGGAACAGGAGCTGAAGAATTTACAGGTATTATCGAAAATACGGATATCCTGCCGAAAGTCCTTAGTTTATGCGGTATTAAATAATTAATATATAAATTTAATCAACTAAATCGACCATACTTGTTAAATATTAATGAAATTCGTTCCGATTTTCCTATACTGAACCAAAAAGTATATGGAAAACCTGTTGTTTACCTGGATAATGGGGCAACTACCCAAAAACCCCAAATAGTAATCGATACACTTGTACGAATGTATTCCGAACTAAATGCCAATATACACAGAGGAGTACATTATTTGAGTGAACAGGCCACCGAAGCATACGAAAATGCACGGAGGACTGTCCGTGATTTTTTGAACGCGGAACTATCACAGGAGATTATTTTCACTTCCGGAGTTACATCCAGCATAAACCTGGTTGCATTTTCATATG from the Bacteroidales bacterium genome contains:
- a CDS encoding alkaline phosphatase, which encodes MIVKNTVKNFWIILWLFCILTSSFGNENPSKNPEPARVKNVIIMIGDGMGVAQVYAGLTANKGNLNLERCRHIGFSKTYSANNYITDSAAGGTAIACGIKTNNSMIGMDPDKKSVKSMLEYAAEYGMSTGIAVTCEVTHATPASFYAHQPQRDMEEKIAIDLLNSDITVCIGGGRNKLEKRSDKQNITEQMKSKGYQIAYSMDEVKKVESGKLLGLMAKNHLGSFPGRGNMLPDAVQTSINILKKNTKGFILMVEGSQIDFGGHTNNTNRITNEMLDFDSAIKVALDFAEQTPQTLVIITADHETGGMTITGGNFKKGDVKAKYTSKRHTGVMVPIFAFGTGAEEFTGIIENTDILPKVLSLCGIK